In Spirochaeta thermophila DSM 6578, the following proteins share a genomic window:
- the whiG gene encoding RNA polymerase sigma factor WhiG → MDERSLAQRTEDELWKEYQKTRDPQIREYFIKQYAPLVKYVAGKIAVGLPSSVEFDDLIGFGTFGLLDAIEKFDPEKHVKFKTYAVTRIRGAIYDELRAMDWVPRSVRQKSKEIEDALHRLESSLGRAATDEELAREMNMSSRELQKTLQKISSTSILSLQELWYTGDENDRVAIADMLEAPQAYDPAARVEREEIKRVVAEAIKELPEKEKKVLVLYYYEDLTLKEIGAILNVTESRVSQLHTKAISRLRVKLRNIRKGIF, encoded by the coding sequence ATGGATGAACGCAGCCTGGCGCAGAGGACAGAAGACGAGCTCTGGAAGGAATATCAGAAGACAAGGGATCCCCAGATCCGTGAGTACTTCATCAAACAGTACGCCCCACTCGTGAAATACGTTGCGGGAAAGATCGCGGTGGGGCTTCCCAGCAGCGTGGAGTTCGACGATTTGATCGGCTTCGGAACGTTCGGACTCCTCGATGCGATCGAGAAATTCGACCCCGAAAAGCATGTGAAGTTCAAGACCTATGCGGTCACCAGGATAAGAGGCGCCATCTACGACGAACTCCGTGCAATGGACTGGGTCCCTCGTTCGGTACGGCAGAAGAGCAAGGAGATAGAGGACGCCCTCCACAGGCTCGAGAGTTCCCTGGGGAGGGCCGCCACCGACGAGGAACTCGCCCGGGAGATGAATATGAGCTCGCGTGAGCTCCAGAAGACACTCCAGAAGATCAGTTCCACTTCCATCCTCTCCCTGCAGGAACTCTGGTACACAGGAGACGAGAACGATCGGGTGGCCATTGCGGATATGCTCGAAGCCCCCCAGGCCTATGATCCGGCCGCCCGCGTGGAGCGCGAGGAGATAAAGCGGGTGGTGGCGGAAGCCATAAAAGAGCTTCCTGAAAAGGAAAAGAAGGTCCTCGTGCTCTATTACTACGAAGATTTGACTTTGAAGGAAATCGGGGCTATCCTTAATGTGACGGAGTCCAGAGTGTCTCAGCTCCATACCAAGGCGATCAGCCGGCTCAGGGTGAAGCTGAGGAACATACGTAAAGGTATCTTCTAG
- a CDS encoding FapA family protein — translation MKTQLEEDKRRKLVQVTGQTLEEALQEAAIELGCRIKDLEYEVIEKGSSGFLGMGKKSWLVVASLAVQKVKEEVREEEAGLGIEEMAPVPKDRDGQAFVRLSPDGVYLCVIPPEGKGKPVTERAALEAIARRTDASVDVNLVSKVVRKADGQFVRIAPHSYNPAHDAVLSVNITDGEMRAYLLAQPPREGGTDPTAEMIRDFLKMNGVEYGLKEDVIEEFERNPRYGQEILIAEGTPPRHGEDAKIVYNFETNPSRIRLKERDGRVDYKDLNLVQNVVAGQVLAKKIPPGKGVPGKTVTGKLLPARDGKDLPIPVGKNVKLSEDGMVAVAEINGQVMITGGKITVEPVYTVEGDVSLKTGNILFLGTVIVKGNVEDGFSVKASGNIEVKGSVGKCELDAEGDIVVHQGIAGKSAALIRAGKNVVSRFIENARVEAGEFVLVSDGIINCTVSANKKIICHGRRASIVGGKLIATEEIVAKNLGSVGGIETILEVGYDPRAKEKEEHLSQELEKLQDELKEIMLNLGTLENQRKTQKLSEERLKVYKELLLRRRELSLKVENLQKEIEDTRAYLSQLKTKGRISASGTVFPGVKIVIRDAVLQVKNEFKAVTFISEANMVKVTKYEEPEDLDKLDLLER, via the coding sequence ATGAAGACACAACTGGAAGAGGACAAGAGGAGGAAACTCGTCCAGGTCACGGGCCAGACATTGGAGGAGGCACTCCAGGAGGCGGCGATAGAACTCGGTTGCAGGATAAAGGATCTGGAATATGAGGTCATAGAGAAAGGATCGTCCGGTTTCCTGGGTATGGGGAAGAAGTCATGGCTCGTCGTGGCCTCCCTGGCGGTACAGAAGGTGAAGGAAGAGGTGCGTGAAGAGGAAGCCGGACTGGGCATCGAAGAGATGGCTCCGGTTCCCAAGGATCGGGATGGACAGGCCTTCGTGAGACTCTCCCCCGACGGTGTGTATCTCTGTGTGATCCCTCCCGAGGGGAAGGGAAAACCGGTCACGGAACGGGCGGCGCTCGAGGCGATCGCCCGGAGGACGGACGCCTCCGTAGACGTGAACCTCGTGAGCAAGGTGGTACGGAAGGCCGACGGGCAGTTCGTGAGGATCGCTCCTCACAGCTACAATCCCGCACACGATGCGGTTCTCAGTGTGAACATAACCGATGGGGAGATGAGGGCCTATCTCCTCGCTCAGCCCCCTCGGGAGGGCGGTACCGATCCCACCGCGGAGATGATCCGGGATTTCCTCAAGATGAACGGAGTGGAATACGGTCTCAAGGAGGATGTGATAGAGGAGTTCGAGAGGAATCCGCGCTATGGACAGGAGATACTGATCGCGGAGGGGACGCCGCCGCGGCATGGCGAGGATGCAAAGATCGTGTACAACTTCGAGACCAACCCCTCTCGGATCCGTCTCAAGGAGCGCGACGGACGGGTCGACTACAAGGACCTCAACCTCGTCCAGAACGTAGTGGCGGGTCAGGTGCTCGCGAAGAAGATCCCTCCCGGGAAGGGCGTGCCCGGCAAGACGGTCACGGGGAAACTCCTCCCCGCACGCGATGGGAAGGATCTGCCCATCCCCGTGGGCAAGAATGTGAAACTCTCCGAGGATGGGATGGTGGCGGTGGCCGAGATCAACGGCCAGGTGATGATCACGGGCGGAAAGATCACCGTGGAACCGGTGTACACCGTGGAAGGGGATGTGAGCCTGAAGACCGGGAACATCCTCTTCCTCGGTACGGTGATCGTGAAGGGGAATGTCGAGGACGGATTCTCGGTGAAGGCGAGCGGCAATATCGAGGTGAAAGGGAGCGTGGGAAAGTGCGAGCTGGATGCAGAGGGTGATATCGTGGTCCACCAGGGGATCGCCGGAAAGTCGGCCGCTCTCATCAGGGCCGGGAAGAACGTGGTCTCCCGTTTCATCGAGAACGCGCGGGTGGAGGCGGGGGAATTCGTGCTCGTCTCGGATGGGATCATAAACTGTACGGTCTCGGCGAACAAGAAGATCATCTGCCATGGTCGTCGGGCGAGTATAGTAGGAGGAAAGCTCATCGCCACGGAAGAGATCGTGGCGAAGAACCTCGGCTCGGTGGGCGGCATAGAGACGATCCTCGAGGTGGGATACGATCCCAGGGCGAAGGAAAAGGAGGAGCATCTCTCCCAGGAACTCGAGAAACTGCAGGATGAGCTCAAGGAGATCATGCTGAACCTCGGAACGCTCGAGAACCAGCGTAAGACCCAGAAGCTTTCCGAGGAGAGACTCAAGGTGTACAAAGAGCTCCTCCTCCGTCGGAGGGAGCTCTCCCTCAAGGTGGAGAACCTGCAGAAGGAGATAGAGGATACCCGCGCCTATCTGTCTCAGCTCAAGACCAAGGGGAGGATCTCGGCTTCGGGGACCGTGTTTCCGGGCGTCAAGATCGTCATCAGGGATGCGGTGCTCCAGGTGAAGAACGAGTTCAAGGCGGTCACGTTCATCTCGGAGGCCAATATGGTGAAGGTGACGAAGTACGAGGAACCGGAGGATCTCGACAAACTGGATCTCCTCGAGAGGTAG
- a CDS encoding ExbD/TolR family protein, translating to MRLERRLSPQVNVDLTPLIDVVFQLVIFFMVSSVFKTTPGISLELPTAGTAEPLTVQELVITAIAEDEIYVNEVRTTLEGVEKLLASWKDEHQDAEIQVILEADKEAQYQLVISLLDGLRRQGFQDVGLRTRMKR from the coding sequence ATGAGACTGGAACGTCGGCTCAGCCCGCAGGTGAACGTAGATCTCACTCCACTCATCGACGTAGTCTTCCAGCTCGTCATCTTCTTCATGGTCTCCAGTGTCTTCAAGACCACTCCCGGGATCTCCCTCGAACTCCCCACTGCCGGGACAGCCGAACCACTCACCGTACAGGAGCTCGTGATCACCGCCATCGCGGAGGACGAGATCTACGTGAACGAGGTGAGGACCACACTTGAAGGCGTGGAGAAGCTCCTCGCATCCTGGAAGGACGAACATCAGGATGCCGAGATCCAGGTGATCCTGGAAGCCGACAAGGAGGCCCAGTACCAGCTCGTGATATCGCTCCTCGACGGTCTCCGGCGGCAGGGGTTTCAGGACGTGGGTCTCCGTACCAGGATGAAACGATAA
- a CDS encoding MotA/TolQ/ExbB proton channel family protein, translated as MLNVLIKGGPVLWAIILLAFIGTAIVIERILYFRKIRVDEEKLFRRIKSSLEKGHFDEALYICDTNYSPLSVLIKVGIEHRDHPEHIQREVIKDAANQEVPRLEKNLSGLGTIAHIAPLLGLLGTVTGTMKTFGVLGQFGAVTDPGILATGISEALITTVAGILVAVPAVIFYNYLVTKVNLLLIKMENQVNSLILMINASKKRQGAS; from the coding sequence ATGCTCAATGTACTGATCAAGGGAGGGCCTGTCCTGTGGGCCATCATCCTTCTCGCCTTCATCGGCACCGCCATCGTGATAGAACGGATCCTCTACTTCAGGAAGATCCGGGTAGACGAGGAAAAGCTCTTCCGCAGGATAAAATCCTCCCTGGAAAAGGGACACTTCGATGAGGCGCTCTACATCTGTGACACCAACTATTCCCCCCTCAGCGTACTCATCAAGGTGGGGATCGAGCACAGGGACCATCCCGAGCACATCCAACGGGAGGTGATCAAGGACGCGGCGAACCAGGAGGTTCCGCGCCTCGAGAAGAACCTGTCGGGCCTCGGGACCATCGCCCACATCGCACCGCTCCTCGGCCTTCTGGGTACGGTGACCGGTACCATGAAGACCTTCGGCGTGCTCGGTCAGTTCGGCGCCGTCACCGACCCGGGCATACTGGCGACGGGTATCTCGGAGGCCCTCATCACCACGGTGGCAGGTATCCTGGTGGCAGTCCCCGCGGTCATCTTCTACAACTACCTGGTGACCAAGGTCAATCTCCTGCTCATCAAGATGGAAAACCAGGTCAACTCCCTCATCCTCATGATCAACGCGAGCAAGAAGCGGCAGGGGGCGTCATGA
- a CDS encoding AAA family ATPase, with the protein MKRPKVIYITGFRQHAGKTITALGLIGLLQKKCPPEELGYMKPVGQELVPLEDGTMIDKDARILQEFSGIPDLDPRVVSPVRLGSGFTKEFLDSPNRKAEEEKLTRKVLDSLEALSHKKIIVAEGTGHPGVGGIVGLSNARVAEILSAEVVFLSGGGIGKALDMLEVDLHYFMCQGVNVRGVVFNKLIPSKIDQVRHYITEELLQERFPFFTPPIRILGFLPMVEDLSKPTMHLLSTIFPGTLAIGDVNREEWHRPCGKIIIITQDKDHLHPDHYLSDRALYLIGAGSPDRVALIVEAHQKAGKPIGGFILTCGDTTPLEDRTVLTLEQEHIPAIYVPLDTATVREKIEDVYENPKLQIQDIGKVTKIQELFEEYFFWDLFCETMDI; encoded by the coding sequence ATGAAGAGACCCAAAGTCATCTACATCACCGGATTCAGACAGCACGCGGGCAAGACGATCACCGCGCTCGGGCTCATCGGTCTCCTCCAGAAGAAATGCCCCCCCGAAGAGCTCGGCTACATGAAGCCGGTGGGACAGGAGCTCGTCCCCTTGGAGGACGGGACGATGATCGACAAGGACGCCCGTATCCTCCAGGAATTCAGCGGGATCCCTGACCTCGATCCGCGCGTGGTCTCCCCGGTCAGACTCGGAAGCGGGTTCACCAAGGAATTTCTCGATTCTCCCAACAGGAAGGCAGAAGAGGAAAAACTCACCAGGAAAGTCCTGGACTCCCTGGAAGCCCTCTCCCACAAGAAGATCATCGTGGCGGAGGGAACCGGTCATCCCGGCGTGGGGGGCATCGTCGGCCTGTCCAACGCCCGCGTGGCTGAGATCCTGAGCGCGGAGGTCGTCTTCCTCTCGGGGGGAGGTATCGGGAAGGCTCTCGACATGCTCGAAGTCGACCTCCACTACTTCATGTGTCAGGGCGTCAATGTGAGGGGAGTGGTCTTCAACAAGCTCATCCCCTCGAAGATCGATCAAGTGCGCCACTACATCACGGAGGAACTCCTCCAGGAGCGGTTCCCCTTCTTCACCCCGCCCATCCGGATCCTCGGATTCCTCCCCATGGTGGAAGACCTCTCCAAACCCACCATGCACCTTCTCAGCACCATCTTCCCCGGTACCCTCGCCATAGGCGACGTGAACCGGGAGGAGTGGCACAGGCCGTGCGGGAAGATCATCATCATCACCCAGGACAAGGACCACCTCCACCCGGACCACTACCTCTCGGACCGGGCGCTCTATCTCATCGGCGCAGGTTCCCCGGACAGGGTGGCCCTCATCGTGGAGGCACACCAAAAGGCGGGAAAACCGATCGGAGGATTCATCCTCACCTGCGGGGACACCACACCTCTGGAGGACAGGACCGTCCTCACCCTGGAGCAGGAACACATCCCCGCCATCTACGTGCCGTTAGACACCGCCACCGTGCGGGAGAAGATAGAGGACGTGTACGAGAACCCGAAGCTCCAGATCCAGGACATCGGAAAGGTGACGAAGATCCAGGAGCTCTTCGAAGAATACTTCTTCTGGGACCTCTTTTGCGAGACAATGGACATATAG
- the cimA gene encoding citramalate synthase, whose amino-acid sequence MTHEQKPFVVIYDTTLRDGMQGIEITYTVEDKIQIAHKLDELGVDYVEGGFPLSNEKEAEFFRRARDEHFDHAKIVAFGSTRKPGRKAEGDPHIEALLEAETEAVIVVGKAWTEHVTKVLKTSLEENLEMIYDSISYLRSKGRIVFFDLEHFFDGYKADPDYALKVLRAGTEAGAECLVVCDTNGGTLPHEVAEIMGALPQKELAPLGVHFHNDTGNAVANSLMGILSGAIHVQGTINGWGERCGNANLCSIMPTLHYKMGYPITAGPHLTKLTAVSRFVAEKANIIPDKRQPYVGEAAFSHKAGQHVDVLLKAEHLMEHMDASLVGNERRILISELAGKSTILKKLSRYGSFTKDSPEVEQLTRLLKEKEAEGYEYEAAEASFEILILKTLGLYKPLFEFDNYHLESFKAGSADSKTVGKLFLCAEDNEVMGAAVKVGPVEALDAALRDALLPYYPFIEEISLTDYRVRVLNPERATGARVRVFISSRNHNGHTWDTVGVHENIIEASWQALVDSYDYYYNIFVLSQRNTQ is encoded by the coding sequence ATGACCCATGAGCAGAAACCCTTCGTCGTGATCTACGACACCACCCTCCGGGACGGCATGCAGGGGATCGAGATAACCTACACTGTCGAGGACAAGATCCAGATCGCCCACAAACTCGACGAACTGGGGGTCGATTACGTGGAAGGGGGGTTCCCCCTCTCCAACGAGAAGGAGGCGGAGTTCTTCAGGAGGGCACGAGATGAACACTTCGATCACGCAAAGATCGTGGCCTTCGGGTCCACCAGAAAGCCGGGCCGGAAGGCGGAAGGAGACCCTCACATCGAGGCCCTCCTGGAGGCGGAGACCGAAGCCGTCATCGTGGTGGGTAAGGCGTGGACGGAACACGTGACCAAGGTGCTCAAGACATCCCTCGAGGAGAACCTCGAGATGATCTACGACTCCATCTCCTACCTGCGCTCCAAAGGGAGGATCGTGTTCTTCGACCTCGAACACTTCTTCGACGGGTACAAGGCCGACCCCGACTACGCCCTTAAGGTCCTCAGAGCAGGGACCGAGGCCGGGGCCGAGTGTCTCGTGGTCTGCGACACCAACGGCGGCACCCTCCCCCACGAGGTCGCGGAGATCATGGGGGCCCTCCCCCAGAAGGAACTCGCCCCGCTCGGGGTCCACTTCCACAACGATACGGGGAACGCCGTGGCCAATTCCCTCATGGGCATTCTCTCAGGGGCCATCCACGTACAGGGAACCATAAACGGCTGGGGTGAACGGTGCGGCAATGCCAATCTCTGCAGCATCATGCCCACCCTGCACTACAAGATGGGGTATCCCATCACCGCAGGGCCGCACCTCACCAAGCTCACTGCGGTCTCGAGGTTCGTAGCGGAGAAGGCGAACATCATCCCCGACAAGAGGCAGCCCTATGTGGGAGAAGCGGCCTTCAGCCACAAGGCCGGCCAGCACGTGGATGTCCTCCTCAAGGCCGAGCACCTCATGGAGCACATGGACGCCTCGCTCGTGGGGAACGAACGACGCATCCTCATCTCGGAGCTCGCGGGCAAATCCACCATACTCAAGAAACTCTCCCGTTACGGTTCCTTCACGAAGGACTCCCCCGAGGTGGAACAACTCACCCGACTCCTCAAGGAAAAAGAGGCCGAAGGCTACGAGTACGAGGCGGCGGAGGCATCTTTCGAGATCCTCATACTGAAGACATTGGGGCTCTACAAGCCGCTCTTCGAGTTCGACAACTATCACCTCGAATCATTCAAGGCCGGCTCCGCCGACTCCAAGACCGTGGGAAAGCTCTTCCTCTGTGCCGAGGACAACGAAGTGATGGGGGCTGCGGTGAAGGTGGGACCGGTGGAGGCCCTGGACGCCGCACTCAGGGACGCCCTCCTTCCCTACTACCCCTTCATCGAGGAGATCTCCCTCACCGACTACCGCGTACGCGTCCTCAACCCGGAGAGGGCCACCGGTGCCAGGGTACGGGTCTTCATCTCCTCCCGTAACCACAACGGCCATACCTGGGACACGGTGGGCGTCCATGAGAACATCATCGAGGCCTCGTGGCAGGCCCTGGTGGACAGCTACGACTACTACTACAACATCTTCGTCCTCAGTCAAAGGAATACGCAATGA
- a CDS encoding transposase: MLENLPDEELMQQLEQRRGRGRNEYPVRAMWNSLVAGIVFQHPSIEQLRRELLRNGQLRDLCGCDPTRGSDAVPSASAYSRFLSTLRKRSIREALVRVFTSLVDQCYRELPGFGRRLGADGKGIASVARRRGKGAGDRRGEHDADWGCHEYVYQNERGEVQKSVKKWFGFTVHLLADTAYELPVAFTVSRASKHEVPVMRKLIRSLDRHRPHILKAAEVFTATGAMMMAR; encoded by the coding sequence GTGTTGGAGAACCTGCCGGATGAGGAACTGATGCAGCAGCTGGAACAGAGGCGGGGGAGAGGCCGGAATGAATATCCGGTACGGGCGATGTGGAACTCGCTCGTTGCGGGGATAGTGTTTCAGCACCCGAGCATCGAGCAGCTACGCCGGGAGCTCTTGCGGAACGGGCAACTGAGGGACCTGTGTGGATGTGATCCTACCCGGGGAAGCGATGCGGTACCCAGTGCCAGCGCGTACAGCCGGTTTCTTTCCACCTTGAGGAAGCGGAGTATCCGGGAAGCACTGGTAAGGGTGTTTACCAGCCTGGTGGATCAGTGCTACCGGGAGCTGCCTGGATTTGGGCGGCGGCTGGGAGCCGATGGGAAGGGGATAGCAAGCGTTGCCCGTCGAAGGGGGAAGGGTGCCGGAGACCGGCGAGGGGAGCACGATGCGGACTGGGGGTGTCATGAGTATGTGTATCAGAATGAACGGGGGGAGGTACAGAAGTCGGTAAAGAAATGGTTCGGGTTTACGGTGCACCTCCTTGCGGATACAGCGTATGAACTGCCGGTGGCCTTTACGGTGAGTCGGGCCTCAAAGCACGAGGTGCCGGTGATGCGAAAGCTGATTCGGTCCCTGGATCGCCATAGGCCGCATATACTCAAGGCGGCGGAAGTGTTCACGGCCACCGGGGCTATGATGATGGCACGTTGA
- a CDS encoding fumarylacetoacetate hydrolase family protein has product MKKVVLPVAGTNETYTLRPSKIIALGLNYREHIAENITAEIVKSQDLPEEPILFNKTPNVLVGPEDAIVLPAMASRYATPDDPERTDYEAELAVIIGRECRNIPPEEATEVIFGYTCFNDVSQRNIQKRDKSGWWRGKSFDTFGPIGPVIVPVREIPDPHALRIQCRLNGKVVQDGSTGDMIFRIPEIISFISRHMTLEEGDIIATGTPQGVGPLHPGDVVEVEIEGIGVLRNPVVAETS; this is encoded by the coding sequence ATGAAGAAGGTCGTGCTACCCGTTGCGGGGACGAATGAGACCTACACCCTCCGTCCCTCCAAGATCATTGCCCTGGGACTCAACTACAGGGAGCATATTGCAGAGAATATCACCGCTGAGATAGTGAAATCACAGGATCTGCCGGAGGAGCCCATCCTCTTCAACAAGACCCCTAATGTGCTTGTCGGACCCGAGGATGCGATCGTACTCCCTGCGATGGCGAGCCGCTATGCGACCCCAGACGATCCTGAGCGCACCGACTACGAGGCCGAGCTCGCGGTGATCATCGGCAGGGAGTGCAGGAACATCCCTCCTGAGGAGGCCACAGAGGTGATCTTCGGCTACACGTGTTTCAACGACGTGAGCCAACGGAACATCCAGAAGCGGGACAAGTCCGGCTGGTGGCGTGGCAAGTCTTTCGACACCTTCGGCCCCATCGGCCCCGTGATCGTGCCCGTTCGGGAGATCCCGGATCCCCACGCCCTTCGGATTCAGTGTCGTCTCAACGGTAAGGTGGTCCAAGACGGGTCCACGGGAGACATGATCTTCAGGATCCCTGAGATCATCTCCTTCATTTCCCGTCATATGACCCTGGAGGAAGGGGACATCATCGCCACCGGCACCCCGCAGGGGGTGGGTCCCCTCCATCCAGGGGATGTGGTGGAAGTGGAGATAGAGGGAATCGGCGTACTCCGCAACCCTGTGGTGGCGGAAACGTCCTGA
- a CDS encoding queuosine precursor transporter, translated as MTNELLWCAMLVFTFVFVILLYRTMGKAGLFLWIPVSVIIANIQVVKTITLFGLTATLGNIVYASTFLVTDILSEIYGTREARKAVVMGFVSLLGMIVLTQFALWFVPGPDDFSQEHLEAIFSLMPRIVLASLVAYLVSQFHDVWAFHFWKERFPSWLWFRNNASTMVSQLLDSAIFSFLAFAGVYPLGVVVEIAVTTYLFKWIVAALDTPFLYLAVWLKRRDLVPEE; from the coding sequence ATGACAAACGAACTCCTCTGGTGTGCAATGCTCGTTTTCACCTTTGTGTTCGTCATTCTCCTCTACCGGACGATGGGGAAGGCCGGGCTCTTCCTATGGATTCCGGTGAGCGTGATCATCGCAAACATCCAGGTGGTGAAGACGATCACGCTCTTCGGGCTTACCGCCACCCTCGGCAACATCGTGTATGCCTCCACCTTCCTCGTCACCGATATTCTCTCCGAGATTTACGGTACACGGGAGGCGCGGAAGGCGGTGGTGATGGGCTTCGTGAGCCTGCTTGGTATGATCGTGCTCACCCAGTTCGCCCTTTGGTTCGTGCCCGGGCCGGACGATTTTTCGCAGGAACACTTGGAGGCGATCTTCTCCCTCATGCCGAGGATCGTCCTTGCGAGCCTGGTGGCCTACCTCGTTTCCCAGTTCCACGACGTGTGGGCCTTTCACTTCTGGAAGGAGCGGTTCCCTTCCTGGCTCTGGTTCAGGAACAACGCGAGCACCATGGTGAGTCAGCTCCTCGACAGCGCGATCTTCTCGTTCCTCGCCTTTGCAGGGGTGTACCCGCTTGGGGTGGTGGTGGAGATAGCCGTCACCACGTATCTGTTCAAGTGGATCGTGGCTGCCCTCGACACGCCTTTCCTCTATCTTGCCGTCTGGCTCAAGCGACGAGATCTCGTCCCCGAGGAGTAG
- a CDS encoding ankyrin repeat domain-containing protein: MRVAVFFHPGDEEIATKVLRVMKDLGISGAAYRIHPWWKDDAADRLLGVLNASTHILLVVPPSIDERSGDLSWLFFLAGFCVAKTRYVYYLVLEGRVHVPPFLRSIEGITSLEGVRSAFLRGKEEWLAEQEQEKARLFLKEQDIPLSAEGFMECVKKERIEALEKFFLLGFSPDTCDRKGVPALCHAVRVRSLEMVNLLLAHGADVNAVSGDRGNTAIMDAAADGNREIVVRLLQEDPDLDVQSKNGQTALILAIGQGALDIAELLVDRGADVTLRDSLGMTARRYAELFRYHDLARKIKEREYDFQKA; encoded by the coding sequence ATGAGAGTGGCGGTGTTCTTTCACCCGGGGGACGAGGAGATTGCCACGAAGGTGCTCAGGGTGATGAAGGATCTGGGCATCTCGGGAGCGGCTTACAGGATCCATCCTTGGTGGAAGGATGATGCGGCGGACAGGCTCCTCGGCGTGCTCAATGCGAGTACGCACATCCTTCTGGTCGTCCCCCCCTCCATAGACGAGCGGAGTGGCGATCTCTCCTGGTTGTTCTTCCTCGCCGGTTTCTGCGTGGCCAAGACCCGATACGTCTACTATCTCGTGCTCGAAGGGAGGGTGCACGTCCCTCCTTTTCTCCGGAGCATCGAGGGGATCACCTCGTTGGAGGGGGTACGCTCGGCGTTCCTTCGTGGGAAAGAGGAGTGGTTGGCCGAACAGGAACAGGAGAAGGCGAGGCTTTTCCTCAAGGAGCAGGACATTCCCCTCTCCGCGGAAGGGTTCATGGAGTGCGTGAAGAAGGAGAGGATCGAGGCATTGGAGAAGTTCTTCCTCCTGGGGTTCTCTCCCGATACGTGCGACAGAAAGGGGGTCCCGGCCCTCTGTCATGCAGTGAGGGTGCGATCGCTCGAGATGGTGAACCTGCTCCTCGCTCACGGGGCCGATGTGAATGCGGTCTCCGGCGACAGGGGGAACACCGCGATCATGGATGCGGCCGCGGACGGCAACAGGGAGATCGTGGTGCGTCTCCTCCAGGAGGACCCGGACCTCGACGTGCAGAGCAAGAACGGGCAGACGGCGCTCATCCTTGCCATCGGTCAGGGGGCCCTCGATATCGCCGAGCTGCTGGTGGACCGGGGCGCGGATGTCACGCTGAGGGATTCGCTCGGGATGACTGCCCGCAGGTATGCAGAGCTCTTCCGCTATCACGATCTCGCACGGAAGATCAAGGAGAGGGAATATGACTTCCAGAAGGCGTGA